In the genome of Paenibacillus pabuli, one region contains:
- a CDS encoding aspartate/glutamate racemase family protein → MKTIGLIGGMSWESSLEYYRIINEEVKTKLGGLHSAKCILYSVDFEEIERYQAKGDWESAGKQLGSAAQSLERAGAEMIVICTNTMHKVINHIEEKVSLPIVHIADSTANQIQKSKISTVGLLGTKYTMEQDFYKTRIEHNGIKVLIPNEEDREVINKIIYEELCLGKIEPLSRDYYTKVIKRLVEHGAEGIILGCTEIGLLVKPEDSEVPLFDTTRIHAIESVHLALEK, encoded by the coding sequence ATGAAAACTATTGGCCTTATTGGTGGAATGAGTTGGGAGTCATCTTTAGAATATTATCGAATTATTAACGAAGAAGTGAAAACTAAATTGGGAGGATTGCATTCAGCGAAGTGCATTTTATATAGCGTGGATTTCGAAGAAATCGAGCGCTATCAAGCTAAAGGCGATTGGGAAAGCGCTGGGAAACAATTAGGGAGTGCTGCTCAGTCTTTGGAAAGGGCAGGAGCTGAAATGATTGTAATTTGTACAAATACGATGCATAAAGTGATTAATCATATTGAAGAAAAAGTTAGCTTACCCATTGTACACATTGCTGATTCAACAGCAAACCAGATTCAAAAGTCCAAAATAAGTACGGTTGGTTTACTTGGCACCAAATATACAATGGAACAAGATTTTTATAAAACACGTATTGAGCATAACGGCATTAAGGTATTGATACCGAATGAAGAGGATAGAGAGGTTATCAATAAAATCATATATGAGGAATTATGTTTAGGGAAAATTGAACCTTTATCAAGAGACTATTACACAAAGGTGATCAAAAGGTTAGTCGAACATGGAGCTGAAGGAATCATATTAGGTTGTACAGAAATTGGATTATTAGTTAAACCGGAGGATTCAGAAGTGCCATTATTTGATACAACACGTATACATGCCATTGAATCTGTTCATTTGGCATTAGAAAAATAA
- a CDS encoding radical SAM/SPASM domain-containing protein produces the protein MKTFKKVYIEITSICNLACSFCPQTKRAKNFIDPEVFNNILDQIKPHTKHIYLHVKGEPLLHPKIDLLLDSAHEKGFKVNITTNGTLLLKTQHKLLGKPALRQMNFSLHSFDGHEGSTDREGYLGNVLSFVREAVKHNVIISFRLWNLTQDNFTNAQMNRNRETLEVLEREFNLDFRIEEKVVPGSGVKIAPNVYLNQDHEFQWPSLDAPEDDGKGFCHALRSQAAVLVDGTVVPCCLDGEGVINLGNVHEKSFSEIVDGERANNLFYGFSKREAVEELCRKCGYRQRFGA, from the coding sequence TTGAAAACGTTCAAGAAAGTATATATTGAGATCACAAGTATATGTAATTTGGCATGCAGCTTCTGTCCGCAGACCAAACGCGCCAAAAATTTCATTGACCCTGAAGTCTTCAACAATATATTGGATCAGATTAAACCCCATACCAAACATATTTATTTGCATGTCAAAGGTGAACCGCTGCTTCATCCCAAAATTGATTTGTTACTCGATTCAGCGCATGAGAAGGGATTCAAGGTCAACATTACGACAAACGGTACGCTGCTGCTCAAAACCCAGCACAAACTGCTCGGCAAACCGGCATTGCGTCAGATGAACTTCTCCCTGCACAGCTTTGATGGTCATGAAGGTTCCACGGACCGTGAGGGTTATCTAGGCAATGTGTTGTCTTTTGTACGGGAAGCTGTGAAGCACAATGTCATTATTTCATTCCGACTCTGGAATCTGACACAGGATAACTTCACGAATGCCCAAATGAATCGAAATCGGGAGACGTTGGAAGTCCTTGAAAGGGAATTTAATCTGGATTTCCGTATTGAGGAAAAGGTAGTGCCGGGGAGCGGTGTCAAAATTGCCCCGAATGTGTATCTGAATCAGGATCATGAATTCCAGTGGCCGAGTCTGGATGCACCGGAAGATGACGGGAAGGGCTTCTGTCATGCGCTTCGTAGTCAGGCAGCTGTGCTTGTCGATGGAACTGTGGTTCCATGTTGTCTCGATGGTGAGGGTGTAATTAACTTGGGCAACGTTCACGAAAAGTCGTTTTCCGAGATTGTGGATGGTGAACGAGCCAACAATCTGTTCTATGGTTTCTCCAAACGGGAAGCGGTGGAGGAATTATGTCGGAAGTGCGGATATCGTCAGCGGTTCGGAGCCTAA
- a CDS encoding pectate lyase, with translation MKKMLTLLLSAGLVASLFSAIPAFAAPTVVNSTIIVAKGETFDGKGQTYVANPSTLGDGSQAEDQKPVFRLEAGATLKNVIIGSPAADGVHCYGNCSISNVVWQDVGEDALTLKSSGTVNITGGAAYKAYDKVFQMNAAGTINIKNFRADDIGKLVRQNGGTTFAVNMTLDNSDISNVKDSIMRTDSSTSQGKITNTRYSKIPTLFKGFASGKTSQSGNTQY, from the coding sequence ATGAAAAAAATGTTGACGTTGTTGCTGTCCGCCGGTCTGGTTGCTTCATTGTTCAGTGCAATTCCAGCTTTTGCTGCACCTACTGTTGTGAACTCAACGATTATTGTAGCCAAGGGAGAAACGTTTGATGGCAAAGGCCAAACGTATGTTGCCAACCCGTCCACCCTGGGAGATGGATCTCAAGCGGAAGATCAGAAGCCGGTATTTCGATTGGAGGCAGGCGCCACACTCAAAAATGTAATTATCGGTTCACCTGCAGCTGACGGTGTTCATTGTTACGGTAACTGTTCTATTTCGAATGTGGTATGGCAGGACGTGGGCGAGGATGCACTGACACTGAAGTCTTCCGGAACGGTTAACATCACTGGTGGGGCAGCTTACAAGGCCTATGATAAAGTATTTCAAATGAATGCAGCCGGGACAATTAACATTAAAAATTTCCGTGCAGACGATATTGGCAAGCTGGTGCGTCAAAATGGAGGAACAACCTTCGCGGTGAATATGACACTCGACAACTCCGACATTTCCAATGTCAAAGATTCGATTATGCGTACGGACAGCAGTACATCGCAAGGGAAAATTACAAATACCCGTTATTCTAAAATCCCGACCTTATTTAAGGGATTTGCTTCGGGAAAAACCAGTCAGTCCGGAAATACGCAATATTAA
- a CDS encoding IS3 family transposase, giving the protein MPAKKGQAFNKYSKETKKEAVRLRMEESWTYSQIMEKLYLEKPQNLEQARSQITEYISFYNMERFQNKLGDLSPIEFRKKVAA; this is encoded by the coding sequence ATGCCAGCAAAGAAAGGTCAAGCCTTTAATAAATATAGCAAAGAGACGAAGAAAGAGGCAGTTCGTCTTCGAATGGAAGAAAGTTGGACATACAGTCAGATCATGGAGAAGTTGTATTTGGAGAAGCCTCAGAATCTGGAGCAAGCCAGGAGCCAAATTACGGAGTATATCTCGTTCTATAACATGGAACGTTTCCAAAACAAACTGGGCGACCTCTCCCCGATTGAATTCCGGAAAAAAGTCGCCGCTTAA
- a CDS encoding copper amine oxidase N-terminal domain-containing protein, with protein sequence MMKQTNTAWQQKKWKMILAASILTAGTAPALLSPTVAEAATTHKPTAYINNVQAQYDVVIKQGITYVALTELQFLGDYTFGYNNKTKQISISTGSDKYVLIPNSKTMKKNGQNATLSSAPILVNGKAMLPLRAIGEAFGAQVRWNQTAKEAYIYTTNTAVVKDYSSADLTVAREAALHLPRFSELGQARLEIRNPLGPVDSSIQYIFEQGKKESFFIVEDNDLISYYTIKNENALLKWQANIGKDAGTIGDLFFIKTKPVAEAGTRPSVKSQTLVSFKYSRMLEETAYEIMNNSGSIHAGSVAPEKGKVIVEVPEEK encoded by the coding sequence ATGATGAAACAAACCAATACTGCCTGGCAGCAAAAAAAGTGGAAAATGATCCTTGCCGCTTCGATTCTCACTGCGGGTACGGCACCTGCACTGCTGTCACCCACTGTGGCGGAAGCAGCAACAACACACAAACCGACAGCGTATATTAACAATGTACAAGCTCAATACGATGTGGTTATAAAGCAAGGTATAACGTACGTAGCATTGACTGAACTTCAATTCCTCGGGGACTATACGTTTGGCTACAATAACAAAACCAAACAGATTAGCATCAGCACAGGCAGCGACAAATATGTTCTTATACCCAACAGCAAAACAATGAAGAAAAACGGTCAGAATGCGACGTTGTCGTCCGCTCCCATTCTGGTGAATGGCAAAGCCATGCTTCCGCTCCGTGCCATCGGCGAAGCCTTTGGGGCACAGGTTCGCTGGAACCAGACGGCCAAGGAAGCCTATATCTACACCACGAATACTGCGGTGGTCAAAGACTACAGTAGTGCTGATCTGACTGTGGCGCGTGAAGCTGCGCTTCATTTGCCACGCTTCTCTGAACTGGGACAAGCACGCCTGGAGATTCGCAACCCTTTGGGTCCAGTGGATTCATCCATTCAATACATTTTTGAACAAGGCAAAAAGGAAAGTTTCTTCATTGTTGAAGATAACGATCTGATCAGTTATTACACCATTAAAAATGAAAACGCCCTGCTGAAATGGCAGGCTAATATCGGTAAAGATGCCGGAACCATCGGTGATCTGTTTTTTATCAAAACCAAACCCGTTGCTGAAGCAGGGACTCGCCCTTCCGTAAAGAGTCAAACACTCGTATCATTTAAGTATTCTCGTATGCTTGAAGAGACTGCCTACGAGATCATGAACAATTCTGGCTCTATCCATGCGGGCTCCGTTGCCCCTGAGAAAGGTAAAGTGATCGTTGAAGTTCCGGAAGAAAAGTAA
- a CDS encoding ECF transporter S component, whose translation MSTAAGSNRLKLTDILVTIVIAVVFGVIYKIWGPTYDLMKPFGVHAEQMIYGMWFMAGTFAFVIIRKPGVAILAEVAASTVSAFLGSEWGMSTLVYGLLQGLGAEIFFAAFLYRKSNLFVTCLAAIGAAAASLVLDYQYGYIDSLSAWNYTLFIGFRFIGSILIAGVFAYYLAKALELTGVTRSLRPVSKQDYEALD comes from the coding sequence ATGTCAACAGCAGCAGGCAGCAACAGATTGAAGTTAACCGATATTTTGGTAACGATTGTAATTGCGGTGGTATTCGGAGTAATCTACAAAATTTGGGGACCTACATATGATCTCATGAAGCCGTTCGGCGTACATGCGGAGCAGATGATTTACGGCATGTGGTTTATGGCGGGAACCTTTGCTTTTGTCATTATTCGCAAGCCGGGTGTAGCCATTCTGGCTGAAGTTGCGGCATCCACCGTGAGTGCTTTTCTCGGAAGTGAATGGGGCATGTCGACACTGGTGTATGGGTTGTTGCAAGGGTTGGGTGCTGAGATTTTCTTCGCCGCATTTCTGTATCGGAAAAGCAATCTGTTCGTCACCTGCCTTGCGGCTATCGGTGCAGCGGCGGCTTCGCTTGTACTGGATTATCAGTATGGGTACATTGATTCTCTGTCGGCTTGGAATTACACGCTATTTATCGGTTTCCGCTTCATTGGCAGTATTCTGATTGCGGGAGTATTCGCCTATTATCTTGCCAAAGCGCTGGAGCTTACAGGTGTAACACGATCCCTCAGACCAGTGTCGAAGCAGGATTATGAGGCGCTGGACTAA
- a CDS encoding ABC transporter ATP-binding protein has product MSEVGNAQVVGVTNLRCKFPGEQALVFQGLSLSVRQGEKVLLLGPSGSGKSTLLQILSGLIPRSVEIPMKCDDIQVPEQPGIVFQDPDTQFCMSYTDEEIAFVLENRNIPREQMPELIGQYLKQVGLSFEHNRTLIQSMSQGMKQRLAMASILAMEPDVLFLDEPTALLDDEGTSQVWDTVKQIAQDKTLIIVEHKINEIVEWVDRIIVLSPEGKIVADGPANQVFTDGRDMLREYGIWYPGVWEERGQTKAQMLVTGEFIRYGATESESMDNKEGRASALPQPALEMQQFTGSRGKTPFIQVEQAKVWHGDWVGIVGANGAGKSSLLLSMMNILKTTGHYVVEGQSAGKTEQLADHIAFVFQNPEFQFVTNTVRDEVEFSLLSGKLTAEERGIRTDHMLEQFGLTDLSGRHPYQLSMGQKRRLSVASALVREQRILLLDEPTFGQDARNTFAMLSQLERLRREGTAIVMVTHDREIVNRYCNRIWTVDEGRLTDAALVSSS; this is encoded by the coding sequence ATGAGTGAAGTGGGGAATGCGCAGGTGGTAGGTGTTACGAATCTAAGATGCAAGTTTCCGGGAGAGCAGGCCTTGGTATTTCAAGGTTTGTCTCTCTCTGTGCGTCAAGGGGAGAAAGTGTTGTTGCTTGGACCAAGCGGCTCTGGCAAATCAACCTTGCTGCAAATTCTGAGCGGTCTGATTCCGAGATCTGTGGAGATTCCGATGAAATGTGATGATATCCAGGTGCCTGAGCAGCCCGGCATTGTTTTTCAAGACCCGGATACCCAGTTCTGTATGTCATATACGGATGAAGAGATTGCTTTTGTACTGGAAAACCGAAATATTCCACGGGAGCAGATGCCTGAACTTATCGGTCAATATCTGAAACAGGTAGGACTATCCTTTGAACATAATCGAACACTTATTCAATCGATGTCACAGGGGATGAAGCAGCGTCTTGCGATGGCTTCAATTCTGGCCATGGAGCCAGACGTTCTCTTTTTGGACGAACCAACGGCACTGCTGGATGATGAAGGAACCTCCCAGGTATGGGATACGGTGAAACAGATTGCACAGGACAAAACGCTCATTATCGTTGAACATAAAATTAATGAAATTGTCGAGTGGGTAGACCGAATCATCGTTTTGTCGCCTGAAGGAAAAATTGTGGCGGATGGCCCGGCGAATCAGGTGTTTACGGATGGGCGGGATATGCTCAGGGAATACGGAATCTGGTATCCAGGGGTCTGGGAAGAACGGGGGCAGACGAAAGCACAGATGTTGGTCACAGGAGAGTTTATTCGTTATGGGGCTACTGAAAGTGAAAGTATGGATAACAAGGAGGGGCGAGCTTCTGCGCTGCCCCAACCAGCCCTGGAAATGCAGCAATTCACCGGATCGCGCGGAAAAACACCGTTCATTCAGGTGGAGCAGGCCAAGGTATGGCACGGAGATTGGGTGGGAATTGTCGGGGCTAACGGGGCAGGTAAAAGTTCATTATTACTGTCCATGATGAATATTCTAAAAACGACAGGTCATTATGTTGTGGAAGGACAATCGGCCGGTAAAACCGAACAGCTTGCAGATCACATTGCCTTTGTATTCCAGAATCCTGAATTTCAATTTGTGACAAATACGGTTCGGGATGAAGTGGAATTTTCCTTGCTGAGCGGCAAGCTAACTGCCGAAGAAAGAGGTATCCGAACCGATCATATGCTGGAGCAATTCGGATTGACAGACCTGTCGGGGCGGCATCCCTACCAATTGTCGATGGGACAGAAACGCCGATTGAGTGTAGCATCAGCGCTGGTAAGGGAACAGCGTATTTTGTTACTGGATGAACCTACCTTTGGACAGGATGCGCGCAATACCTTTGCCATGTTATCACAGCTGGAGCGGTTGCGGCGTGAAGGAACCGCTATTGTGATGGTTACGCATGACCGTGAAATCGTGAACAGGTATTGCAACCGAATCTGGACGGTGGATGAGGGGAGGTTAACCGATGCAGCTCTCGTTTCCTCATCGTGA
- a CDS encoding energy-coupling factor transporter transmembrane component T family protein — MQLSFPHRETWLHAVNPGLKMIFLTLLFVFVILVHNLNVMANVAVIMLLLLGWTGHPWPRLLLYASPFILVFISTSTGMIMFGKGETTWFQWGLIHITEESFYRGLHLGFRSLSMAAAGLLFGLTTKPVRLFYSLMQQWRLPPKYAYSFLAAMRMIPILLDEFQTLRYAIRIRGTRQRGSRWNVYGTLKRYAIPLLAQSIRRAQRMAVAMEAKGFKEGGSRTFYVKIGYSQADVWFVGYFTITLMAAYILGMTFPYNSTLVDVR; from the coding sequence ATGCAGCTCTCGTTTCCTCATCGTGAGACCTGGCTTCACGCGGTGAATCCGGGGTTGAAAATGATTTTCCTGACATTGCTGTTTGTCTTCGTCATTCTTGTTCACAATCTGAATGTAATGGCGAATGTGGCAGTTATCATGCTGTTATTGCTGGGCTGGACAGGTCACCCATGGCCCAGACTATTGCTGTATGCGTCTCCGTTCATTCTGGTATTTATATCAACTTCCACAGGGATGATCATGTTTGGTAAAGGGGAGACCACCTGGTTTCAGTGGGGATTGATTCATATTACCGAAGAGAGCTTCTATCGTGGGTTACATTTGGGGTTTCGTTCTCTAAGTATGGCGGCAGCTGGACTGTTATTTGGCCTGACGACCAAACCTGTTCGGCTCTTTTATTCCCTCATGCAGCAGTGGAGACTCCCACCTAAGTATGCCTATAGCTTTCTTGCGGCTATGCGCATGATTCCGATTTTGCTGGATGAATTCCAGACGCTGCGGTATGCCATCCGCATTCGGGGAACGAGGCAGCGCGGCTCACGCTGGAATGTATACGGCACACTGAAACGATATGCTATTCCATTACTAGCACAAAGTATCCGCCGTGCGCAGCGTATGGCGGTGGCGATGGAAGCAAAAGGGTTCAAGGAAGGCGGGAGCCGAACGTTTTATGTTAAGATCGGGTACTCTCAGGCGGATGTATGGTTTGTGGGGTACTTTACCATCACGTTAATGGCTGCTTATATATTGGGGATGACATTCCCGTATAATTCAACGCTGGTGGATGTACGGTAA
- a CDS encoding PQQ-binding-like beta-propeller repeat protein — MKTGSKWQKTGYLWITVTGIAAVLVMGFMLLDTNTETQAGQGSGSTTQSLSAQAKTTYKPGDTLNLKADMPLYTQVIGNKVPVDLMGIQYYTSSNEKIKVQAVRGEWIQFQDYNRGELWIPAWYASRESRSLKNVTPQTFTLRPGSKLYLAPGSTTSWTPGPTLTDQAMIVAATKDWYGVSIAPRVWNKESTAYRPSLLWIKAQAVEQQAIVADGWFQQDASQSALAVRHLTDIMLSKKITSKQVKQWLGEPDWKENSANLNDTGYPMSIGQTWRYERADAQFLVTFNKNGKLARTRWNIPQNDRNNVVSDWSFSRSDEYEFTTKITGKSLPITLPWKPIWTNQGDINYTFLQAATDDVLLMKGDDGGFSGFHYESSMYTLDRHSGKKLWEINVGYGRQQVEVDAGRQYVTMYTDYDPDKKEYVDRIRHFQLKSGDVVWEYAPKQKFRLNGITAAKNVVVVDSPVVEGSSNSWLTVLDSKNGKTLWKRKLTAGYELLNKSAEDPYVMYWEKNKLIAADPRSGRTVWSIAAAKSTIDHLDRNPYFDGITRDDPFAAAQPERWMLLDDQWVLVDLNTGKKLAKFPARIGQQFEVLNDGMVLIREHKNGEMYGDYADFTTTLYDAKSGTKRWTLNDKIERGLVEDNQFYVIKNGYPAALAYDTGQTRWSAQNTISSLRYPTNQGSYLVIEDQLLLPMGEDLLVMDKNDGTLIGRVHDVVMGSPEHRDRDAKNGTINRFGDEVYIGSSNGRFSMYKASDLNIDISR; from the coding sequence GTGAAGACAGGGTCGAAGTGGCAAAAGACGGGGTACCTTTGGATCACTGTAACCGGAATAGCGGCCGTGCTGGTTATGGGGTTCATGCTGCTGGATACGAATACGGAAACACAGGCAGGACAGGGCTCCGGTTCGACAACTCAATCCTTATCTGCACAAGCAAAAACAACTTATAAACCTGGTGATACCTTGAATTTGAAGGCAGACATGCCCCTGTACACCCAAGTTATAGGTAACAAAGTGCCCGTTGATCTAATGGGAATACAGTATTACACTTCCAGCAATGAGAAAATCAAAGTACAAGCCGTTCGCGGCGAATGGATCCAATTTCAGGATTACAACAGAGGTGAGCTCTGGATTCCAGCCTGGTATGCATCTAGGGAAAGTCGAAGCCTGAAGAATGTAACTCCTCAGACGTTCACTCTTCGTCCTGGAAGCAAGCTGTATCTGGCTCCTGGAAGTACGACAAGCTGGACTCCAGGTCCAACGCTCACAGACCAGGCGATGATTGTTGCAGCAACGAAGGATTGGTATGGCGTGTCCATTGCTCCTCGAGTTTGGAACAAGGAATCGACTGCTTATCGACCTTCACTACTCTGGATCAAGGCACAGGCTGTAGAGCAGCAAGCCATTGTAGCGGATGGCTGGTTTCAACAGGATGCGTCGCAATCCGCTTTGGCTGTACGCCATTTGACGGATATCATGCTGAGCAAAAAAATAACCTCCAAACAAGTCAAACAATGGCTCGGCGAACCGGATTGGAAAGAGAATTCAGCCAATTTGAATGACACGGGTTATCCGATGAGTATTGGACAGACCTGGCGATATGAGCGAGCGGATGCTCAATTTTTGGTGACATTCAATAAGAACGGCAAGCTTGCCAGAACGCGCTGGAATATACCGCAAAATGATCGGAACAATGTAGTGTCCGATTGGAGCTTCAGTCGTTCGGATGAATATGAATTCACAACCAAAATCACAGGCAAGTCATTGCCGATCACGCTGCCTTGGAAACCAATATGGACAAATCAAGGGGATATCAACTATACCTTTTTGCAAGCAGCGACAGATGATGTGCTCCTGATGAAAGGCGATGATGGTGGATTCAGTGGTTTTCATTATGAGAGTTCAATGTATACACTTGACCGACATTCAGGGAAGAAATTATGGGAGATCAATGTGGGGTATGGGAGACAGCAGGTAGAGGTGGATGCAGGACGCCAATACGTTACAATGTATACCGATTATGACCCTGACAAGAAAGAATACGTAGATCGTATACGCCACTTCCAATTGAAGAGCGGTGATGTCGTATGGGAATATGCTCCCAAGCAAAAATTCAGATTGAATGGGATCACAGCTGCAAAGAATGTAGTTGTTGTTGATAGTCCGGTTGTTGAAGGTTCAAGCAATAGCTGGTTAACCGTATTGGACAGCAAGAACGGAAAAACATTATGGAAGCGTAAACTCACTGCCGGTTATGAATTATTGAACAAGAGCGCAGAAGATCCTTATGTCATGTATTGGGAAAAGAATAAACTGATTGCAGCCGATCCGCGATCTGGCCGAACGGTGTGGAGCATTGCAGCAGCGAAGTCGACAATAGATCATCTCGATCGGAATCCTTATTTTGACGGGATCACTCGTGATGATCCGTTTGCAGCAGCACAGCCAGAACGCTGGATGCTGTTGGATGATCAGTGGGTGCTGGTCGATCTGAACACAGGCAAAAAGCTTGCAAAGTTTCCCGCCCGGATTGGCCAGCAATTTGAGGTGCTGAATGATGGCATGGTACTCATTCGTGAGCATAAAAATGGGGAAATGTATGGTGACTATGCAGATTTTACAACCACCCTGTACGATGCCAAGAGCGGAACAAAACGTTGGACGCTGAACGATAAAATTGAACGAGGCCTAGTTGAGGACAATCAATTTTATGTAATCAAAAACGGGTATCCGGCAGCACTTGCATACGATACAGGGCAAACCCGCTGGTCCGCACAAAACACGATTTCATCACTTCGATATCCTACCAATCAGGGGAGTTACCTGGTGATTGAAGATCAACTTTTGCTGCCGATGGGTGAGGATCTTCTGGTCATGGATAAAAATGACGGTACCCTGATCGGCCGTGTGCATGACGTAGTGATGGGAAGCCCGGAACATCGGGATCGGGATGCGAAGAACGGGACCATAAATCGGTTTGGAGATGAAGTCTATATTGGATCGTCCAACGGACGGTTTAGTATGTATAAAGCAAGTGATTTGAATATAGATATCTCACGTTAA
- a CDS encoding methionine ABC transporter ATP-binding protein, producing MISLYGVSKRYNERGSREDQGFEALSSVSLEVGQGEIHGIIGSSGAGKSTLLRMLNGLEKPDDGEVIVNGQYLTRMSERSLRQARRSIGMIFQHFNLVSNRTVSGNVCMPLELAGVSRTERVARGQEVLRFVGLEDKANQYPAQLSGGQKQRVAIARALASRPDVLLCDEPTSSLDPQTTSGILDVLRHVNETLGVTIVLVTHEMEVARKLCDRISVMKEGQIIKTLSEAEVRSIPAPKPDLLTSLLMGEDVSMSGRNTSLHGGQEDHNDDT from the coding sequence ATGATTTCATTATACGGGGTAAGCAAGCGATATAACGAGCGTGGGTCCCGTGAAGATCAGGGATTCGAGGCGCTAAGCTCGGTTTCCCTTGAAGTAGGCCAGGGAGAAATTCACGGCATTATCGGCTCCAGTGGTGCAGGGAAATCCACGCTTCTGCGCATGCTCAATGGATTGGAGAAGCCGGATGACGGCGAAGTCATTGTGAATGGGCAGTATCTGACCCGGATGAGTGAGCGGAGTCTGCGACAGGCACGGAGGTCCATTGGCATGATTTTTCAGCACTTCAATCTGGTCAGCAATCGGACCGTAAGCGGCAACGTCTGTATGCCTCTGGAACTCGCGGGCGTCTCCCGGACAGAGCGGGTTGCACGAGGACAGGAAGTGTTGCGATTTGTCGGACTTGAGGATAAAGCCAATCAGTATCCTGCACAGCTAAGCGGGGGGCAAAAGCAGCGTGTTGCCATCGCCAGAGCGCTTGCCAGCCGGCCGGATGTGCTGCTCTGTGATGAACCAACATCTTCACTTGATCCGCAGACAACGAGTGGAATTCTGGATGTGCTGCGTCATGTCAATGAAACGCTGGGTGTAACTATTGTACTCGTTACACATGAGATGGAGGTTGCCCGAAAGCTATGCGACCGGATATCGGTGATGAAAGAGGGGCAGATCATCAAAACGTTGTCGGAAGCGGAAGTTCGCAGCATACCGGCACCGAAGCCTGATCTTCTAACATCCTTGTTGATGGGCGAAGATGTATCCATGAGCGGACGAAATACCTCTCTTCATGGCGGTCAGGAGGACCATAACGATGATACCTGA